TTCTGCTTTAGCGCTAGTCACAAAGGCATAATTATGGGCAATACCATAAAGAAAATAGTCAGCAATTGTAAACAAAGAAACAGACTAAACTGGTCGCTAGAGCAATAAGACGTTACACTTTATTTACTTTTTACTAGACAGGATATCAATATGTTGCAATATCAACCGGATCATAGCGTGCTAAAAGATAAAATTATTCTAGTAACAGGTGCTGGTGATGGCATAGGAAAAGAAGCCGCGCTAACTTATGCGCAATATGGCGCAACACTTATCTTATTAGGTCGCACTTTATCAAAACTTGAAGATGTTCAAGAAGAAATCATCACATCAGGTGGCCAACAACCTATGTTATATCCACTTGATTTACTCACCGCGACAGAAAATGACTTTCAGCAATTTGCGGATACCCTCGTTAAACGCTTCCCTCATCTTGATGGCGTATTACAAAATGCAGGTTTATTGGGCGTTGTTGAGCCTATTATTAACCAACCAAGCAACCTTTGGCATGATGTTATGCAAGTCAATGTCAATGCAACATTTATGCTGACAAAAGCACTATTACCGCTAATGCTCAAAGCACCTCATGCAAGCCTTATTCTCACGACATCCAGTGTAGGTCGCCAAGGTCGTTATGGTTGGGGGGCTTATTCTGTCTCTAAATTCGCAACAGAAGGCCTTATGCAGGTACTTAATGAAGAATATAACGACAGTACCTTACGTATTAACTGCATTAATCCTGGGTGGTACCCGTACCGCAATGAGAGCGAGTGCATTCCCAGATGAAAATGCACAAAAACTAAAAACGCCCAAAGATTTAATGCCGTTATACCTCTACCTAATGAGTGATGACAGCATTGATGTGAAAGGACAATCTTTAGATGCTCAACCTGGTCGCAAAGCCGGCCCAGCTGAATAATGTAAATTCGAGGTAAAAAATGAATGATGCACAACACCAAAAACGCCAACAACGTTTAAAAGAAAAAGTCGATACCCGAATTGAGCAAGCTCAACGAGAGCAAGGTATTTTGATGATCTTTACAGGTAATGGTAAAGGGAAAACGACGGCGGCGATGGGGACAGCAACTCGTGCTGTTGGCCATCAAAAAAAGGTCGGTGTTGTGCAATTTATTAAAGGGACTTGGGAAAACGGTGAGCGTAATCTATTAGAACAGTTTGGTGTACCTTTCTATGTGATGGAAACAGGGTTTACTTGGGAAACTCAAGATAAAAGCGCCGACACTGCCGCCTGTTTGAATACTTGGCAATATGCACTCAAACTACTAAATGATCCAGAATACAATCTCGTTATCCTTGATGAAATCACCTATATGATTAGCTTCAACTATTTACCATTAGATGAAGTTATTTCAGCGATTAGTTCTCGCCCCTCTCAGCAAAACGTAATTATTACAGGGAGAGGCTGCCATAGAAAATTAATTGAACTAGCTGATACCGTAACCGAAATGCGCCCTATCAAACATGCTTTTGACAGTGGAATAAAAGCGCAAAAAGGCATAGATTGGTA
This genomic stretch from Proteus vulgaris harbors:
- the yciK_1 gene encoding short chain dehydrogenase; translation: MLQYQPDHSVLKDKIILVTGAGDGIGKEAALTYAQYGATLILLGRTLSKLEDVQEEIITSGGQQPMLYPLDLLTATENDFQQFADTLVKRFPHLDGVLQNAGLLGVVEPIINQPSNLWHDVMQVNVNATFMLTKALLPLMLKAPHASLILTTSSVGRQGRYGWGAYSVSKFATEGLMQVLNEEYNDSTLRINCINPGWYPYRNESECIPR
- the yciK_2 gene encoding short chain dehydrogenase, whose translation is MRASAFPDENAQKLKTPKDLMPLYLYLMSDDSIDVKGQSLDAQPGRKAGPAE
- the btuR gene encoding cobalamin adenosyltransferase, giving the protein MNDAQHQKRQQRLKEKVDTRIEQAQREQGILMIFTGNGKGKTTAAMGTATRAVGHQKKVGVVQFIKGTWENGERNLLEQFGVPFYVMETGFTWETQDKSADTAACLNTWQYALKLLNDPEYNLVILDEITYMISFNYLPLDEVISAISSRPSQQNVIITGRGCHRKLIELADTVTEMRPIKHAFDSGIKAQKGIDW